One part of the Andrena cerasifolii isolate SP2316 chromosome 4, iyAndCera1_principal, whole genome shotgun sequence genome encodes these proteins:
- the Puf gene encoding ubiquitinyl hydrolase 1 puf isoform X3: MCDVCVDFHDLLLSYDERSSKEQDGLATLCISDVDTTLHYVNQWVQRQCMCCYREIKNFDRFIRLTQSVVLCTLQQLQIIQQNGQQGNAGKASSKDEKEEEEKASEGKTDDADFAQTEAQTKQNWSQQDREKLFHLLSKIFLLNFPLYIAMKHGGAINPLAPVKDEGGYCEPHDPEVPAPLIRAVSIFCHQGGFNLMSACFDMESTLPVSLAHSMVAVICNLKLWLNYGSVIQLFIPLRSRVMKYMCRLGDKELRTPAVRTMADFMWSAVKDPIDAVLPSFDRDGLDLAFKYFTSTTLTMRLAGIAQINAHITAFNELCNSETVAEVEQVGHALAAWLTENNIIAHIFGPNLHVEVIKQSHIVLSFLAMEGRITSSDMDTMWQAAQLKHCGRPVYDLLAPLVKHLAPTPVLHLYSLLGKLEPKDHTEQSLFLASALIKFIWTAGGSGYPRGLTIKNRDILRGNCGVGGSSTSDPSGMDGSSPDEDEEEPSPAPSEGPSPRKQARGDSSDGEGPFKAKSVGAAVMQAALNEVEGSTLEKSECSAESMKESVCTVQDDMKEKQSGSDAEADTEKSNAEETVTIEKKKRKVLRKRKKPQKRSLATVDKTLEDIVNQENGIKNKDLMLDIKNRAEDVLNSTLDTGGLVSLEDPKGVDALDRVKQQAMALDPSDQQVPTTAALLRRANKNKYMSLVGHNVDRAPDSADTSHDEDDSDVAGVLAAADGPSAVISELAGLVHATGPTFLPSGLDEMLSDEEGSYSSRISNKSEKNMADFDGEESGCEEELAQLAARHLTAIQMQAYHPHHSHPTMTIRRSVCRPPQVRSVRQTVTRVSSQFNLDTVCKPGNTLLWDLLQDDKIGQLGEGLALEAEKALCNLLCFNVDRLIPMKFIEGCLENLATNRSVVVSLRLLPKLLASFQQFGAMDAHTITTWADRERGMMKHFFNNLKTYTSIGPKNSLYSHQTEIQVRLQFLSSIFSPLGSPECFRLSLEQVDILWQCLSQDPTCADELFSWLLSQAKSTEQHALGMDTLKHLCMRKLPSLPPETISMTGLSLFQQLCNLARLAAAHLDRPLRDVDSVGMDFLWRIALKAKSTDVSMAAIQYLNGYYMSRQLTQEAEFVSQCMTHLAAASADLEINEEASLRCIQRALLLLRTHLEAFRKRYAYHLRRWVLEGRGAGSHVAMNTSEKGQQLRIFVQPAGIPEKTSFILLSTDYVADLRAEVAKWWDDTQNSQEKTSSTANSNQNNGSVLGSLLTDGPIRMITQGQELTIDFDEKTLQEMGFKDGQLVFISPGAGRSNGTGRCNKRDMDSPSLLPPPPRESLPTLLLLRPQYFEQLFTLMRTLSAMRTIVKGGQEIPHTKAQVLSRRVWDTLTLLPTSPTLLRGFQKLGETTLPELLDPASPQKLMYSLYIVESLSRRSTTGQPSAVNSSSSAAAHEGGGDADDNHEDKEKDVAWSALFVQHGGLRHLFDIFMSGCLEQGDGSEWQQDCLASLLKQLCLLGVVKEEKKRSKADKLIVPKLSEAMLSMMNVDAVMARITNILNEVSLPRDPNHYKTGLFGRSQVIQYTMALLVCWVHSDETVRQYLFSSSEPFGKTWLRRLVLEDPEPAVRREVCTALYSLCLGTTGSEDDNSDVSSLIVPMLNTLLEHLVIAEAMQPSHRKPDLPLHLHPVLDDGKEPYGPACRDYFWLVCRLVDSLPEEAIKEGSDDSNLTIDLETLAIRVIDSVLNREHLETRHNTVEDDGLVGLLNLTCNIMTHNPPCKQGKIGQNLLHEVFDFLFALPNPRSKHVPKCKSQVSRSAGFDLLVELVKSTPDNYRILHEKLLAQHKPGPHSPYPWDYWPHEDGRSDCGYVGLTNLGATCYMASCMQHLYMMPQARVSILGADCNRANKHQLTLRELQRMFAYLLESERKAYNPRSFCRVYTMNHEPLNTGEQKDMAEFFIDLVSKLEEMTSDLKNLVKTLFCGVISNNVVSLDCEHVSRTLEEFYTVRCQVADMRNLYESLDEVTVKDTLEGDNMYTCSQCGKKARAEKRACFKKLPHILCFNTMRYTFNMGTMLKEKVNTHFSFPLRLDMSGYVEKKLMPQHYQEEKKASEKRKSEVDCQAGLDNDVEGEEMEHYQYDLIGVTVHTGTADGGHYYSFIRDRTSPNKDKWFLFNDAEVKPFDPNQIAAECFGGEMTSKTYDSVTDKFMDFSFEKTNSAYMLFYEWCADPGDQAKEEEATVSSPNGRQLSSLVHKNTNKLPPLELNKELEDWIWQDNMHFLQDKNIFEHTYFTFMWQICGYIPQTLLSVQSDITEMSADLSTSFFMETFIHAKEKPTMVQWVELLTKQFNSSAGACARFLERMAGDSWWPIQILVKCPNQMVRQMFQRLCIHVIQRLRATQAPLYLLCDEENDINTVGTRSCVTRFVRMLLSLMEHAKQHLKHLTEYFSFLYEFSKMGEEETLFLIRVQAISTMVNFYLGHKTHEFVDAVSEEEEEEEIVAMPTEKLRPASLDKMITLIATLVERSRGSDHRLALSPADLSAVAGGKGFPFLYQQTRDVINLNQTRNLIQSLCRWNDRLAVHIVTMIFQAITKHTDICQPFFKLLTLLTESSGPSGLPCMTQLILGRVWEAARVAPHGALEWLALAVTRSKLAHAWVLQGLDTWLQHFLLEHSNQRVRSAAAFLLVSLVPSTHFRQSYRSAHRLGLGCNTSRELQLSPEATLILHQIYTALLRLLQPARHYIDIQTHGTMKLTAYFALLTYCVVSKTEKLMSRSRGSRCGII, translated from the exons ATGTGCGATGTGTGTGTTGACTTTCACGACCTTCTGCTCTCCT ATGATGAAAGATCGTCAAAGGAACAAGACGGATTGGCTACGCTGTGCATTTCGGACGTGGACACAACACTGCATTATGTTAATCAGTGGGTACAAAG GCAATGTATGTGCTGCTATCGCGAGATTAAGAATTTCGATCGATTCATACGATTAACGCAAAGCGTTGTATTATGCACATTACAACAATTACAAATTATACAACAAAATGGACAGCAGGGGAACGCTGGTAAAGCATCGTCCAAAGAtgagaaggaggaagaggagaaagcTAGCGAAGGGAAGACGGATGATGCAGACTTTGCACAAACAGAAGCGCAAACAAAACAAAACTGGTCGCAACAAGATAGGGAGAAATTATTCCATCTTTTATCAAAGATATTTTTGTTGAATTTCCCTCTTTACATTGCAATGAAACATGGCGGTGCGATTAACCCTTTAGCTCCAGTAAAA GACGAAGGAGGGTATTGCGAACCTCATGATCCGGAAGTACCAGCTCCTTTAATCAGGGCAGTCTCCATATTTTGTCACCAAGGTGGTTTCAACTTAATGTCTGCTTGTTTCGATATGGAGAGTACTCTGCCCGTCAGTCTTGCACACTCCATGGTTGCAGTGATTTGTAATTTAAAACTTTGGCTGAATTATGGTAGCGTCATTCAGCTCTTTATACCATTGCGTAGTCGTGTCATGAAATATATGTGTCGCTTAGGAGATAAGGAACTACGTACACCAGCGGTTAGAACAATGGCAG ATTTCATGTGGAGTGCTGTGAAGGATCCCATCGATGCTGTTTTACCAAGCTTTGATCGCGACGGATTGGACCTAGCATTTAAATACTTCACTAGTACAACTTTAACTATGAGACTAGCAGGGATAGCTCAGATAAATGCTCATATCACTGCATTCAATGAACTTTGCAATAGCGAGACTGTCGCAGAAGTGGAACAAGTTGGGCATGCATTGGCCGCCTGGTTGACGGAGAATAATATAATAGCTCATATATTTGGACCAAATTTGCACGTAGAAGTTATTAAACAGAGTCATATTGTGTTAAGTTTCCTAGCTATGGAAGGTAGAATCACGTCTTCAGATATGGATACCATGTGGCAGGCTGCACAATTGAAACACTGCGGGCGCCCAGTATATGATTTGTTAGCGCCGTTAGTGAAACATTTGGCTCCGACTCCAGTTCTACATTTGTACTCGTTATTAGGAAAGTTAGAGCCAAAGGACCATACGGAACAAAGCTTGTTCCTGGCATCCGCTTTGATAAAGTTTATTTGGACAGCAGGTGGGTCGGGCTATCCACGAGGTTTAACCATAAAGAACAGGGACATTTTAAGAGGGAATTGTGGTGTTGGCGGTAGTAGTACTAGCGACCCCAGTGGAATGGATGGAAGTAGCCCAGACGAAGATGAAGAAGAGCCTAGTCCTGCCCCATCCGAAGGGCCTTCGCCAAGGAAACAAGCAAGAGGCGATAGCAGCGACGGAGAAGGTCCTTTTAAAGCAAAAAGTGTGGGTGCAGCAGTCATGCAGGCAGCCTTAAATGAGGTAGAAGGTTCTACGTTAGAAAAGTCTGAGTGCAGCGCTGAATCAATGAAAGAGTCAGTATGCACGGTACAAGACGATATGAAAGAGAAGCAAAGTGGTTCGGACGCAGAGGCCGATACGGAAAAATCCAATGCGGAGGAGACGGTTACAAttgagaagaagaagaggaaagtaCTAAGAAAACGGAAAAAGCCACAGAAACGTTCCTTAGCTACCGTGGATAAGACATTGGAAGACATAGTGAATCAAGAGAAtggtataaaaaataaagatttgatgttagatataaaaaatagagCGGAGGACGTTTTGAACAGCACTTTGGATACCGGTGGATTAGTTTCTTTGGAGGACCCAAAAGGTGTTGATGCGCTGGATCGTGTGAAGCAACAGGCGATGGCTTTAGATCCAAGCGATCAACAAGTTCCAACGACGGCAGCGCTATTAAGAAGGGCTAATAAGAATAAGTATATGTCATTAGTAGGGCATAATGTTGATCGAGCACCGGACTCTGCAGATACATCGCACGACGAAGATGATAGCGATGTAGCTGGTGTTCTGGCCGCGGCAGACGGACCCAGTGCTGTTATATCTGAACTTGCTGGTTTAGTACACGCGACAGGGCCAACATTTTTACCTTCTGGTTTGGACGAAATGCTTTCAGACGAGGAAGGATCGTATAGCAGTAGAATATCGAATAAAAGTGAGAAGAATATGGCGGACTTCGATGGAGAAGAGAGTGGTTGCGAGGAAGAATTAGCTCAACTAGCGGCGCGTCATTTAACGGCTATACAAATGCAAGCTTATCATCCCCATCATTCCCACCCAACAATGACGATCAGGCGATCAGTTTGTCGTCCCCCGCAGGTAAGAAGTGTTCGCCAGACGGTCACGCGAGTGAGCTCCCAATTCAACTTGGATACTGTCTGCAAGCCCGGTAACACGTTGTTATGGGATCTTCTGCAAGACGATAAAATAGGTCAGCTGGGAGAGGGCTTGGCATTGGAAGCTGAGAAAGCGTTATGCAATCTCCTTTGCTTCAACGTTGACCGATTAATACCTATGAAATTCATAGAAGGCTGCCTAGAGAATCTCGCAACCAACCGTTCCGTGGTCGTCTCTCTGAGATTGTTGCCTAAATTACTTGCCAGTTTCCAACAGTTTGGCGCGATGGACGCGCACACCATAACGACATGGGCGGATCGCGAGCGCGGCATGATGAAACACTTCTTCAATAATCTCAAGACGTATACCAGCATAGGGccaaaaaatagtttgtattcTCATCAAACAGAGATACAAGTTAGATTGCAGTTTCTATCGTCGATCTTCTCGCCCCTGGGATCCCCTGAATGCTTTCGCCTTAGTCTGGAGCAAGTAGACATATTGTGGCAATGTTTGTCACAGGATCCAACATGCGCCGATGAGCTTTTCAGTTGGTTGCTCAGTCAAGCGAAGTCAACGGAACAACACGCCCTCGGGATGGACACGCTTAAGCACTTGTGCATGCGTAAATTGCCAAGTTTGCCACCAGAAACTATCAGTATGACCGGCCTCAGCCTCTTCCAACAGTTGTGCAACTTGGCTCGCTTGGCTGCCGCGCATTTGGATAGACCTTTGAGGGATGTCGACTCGGTGGGTATGGACTTCTTATGGAGAATCGCGTTGAAAGCTAAGAGTACGGATGTCAGTATGGCGGCCATACAATACTTAAACGGATATTACATGTCCAGACAACTGACACAAGAAGCGGAATTCGTTTCGCAGTGTATGACTCATCTAGCTGCGGCCAGCGCTGATTTAGAGATAAACGAAGAAGCCAGTTTACGTTGCATACAAAGAGCACTGCTATTATTGAGGACGCACCTGGAAGCTTTTCGAAAGCGGTATGCGTATCATTTGCGTCGCTGGGTATTGGAAGGAAGAGGTGCTGGTAGCCACGTAGCTATGAACACTTCAGAAAAGGGCCAGCAATTAAGAATATTTGTACAGCCCGCTGGGATCCCTGAGAAGACGAGCTTCATCCTTCTCAGCACTGACTACGTTGCTGACCTGAGAGCAGAGGTTGCTAAATGGTGGGATGACACGCAGAACAGCCAAGAGAAGACATCGTCGACTGCGAATTCCAATCAGAACAACGGATCGGTGCTGGGATCTCTGCTTACTGATGGGCCGATTCGAATGATCACGCAGGGCCAGGAGTTAACCATCGACTTCGATGAAAAGACGTTGCAGGAGATGGGCTTCAAGGATGGTCAACTAGTATTCATTTCTCCTGGAGCTGGCCGAAGTAACGGCACAGGTAGATGTAACAAGCGAGATATGGACTCGCCATCGCTGCTACCGCCTCCTCCTCGAGAATCTTTACCAACACTATTGTTATTACGACCACAGTATTTTGAGCAATTATTCACGCTGATGAGAACACTGAGCGCTATGAGAACGATCGTGAAGGGAGGGCAGGAGATTCCTCATACAAAGGCTCAAGTACTTTCTAGAAGAGTCTGGGATACCTTGACTTTACTGCCGACTAGCCCGACCTTGCTGAGAGGTTTCCAGAAGTTGGGAGAGACAACTCTGCCAGAACTATTAGATCCTGCTAGCCCTCAAAAATTGATGTATTCTCTATACATAGTAGAATCTTTAAGTAGACGTAGTACAACGGGTCAGCCGTCTGCTGTGAACTCCTCGTCTTCTGCGGCGGCTCACGAAGGTGGAGGTGATGCAGATGACAACCACGAGGACAAAGAGAAGGATGTTGCTTGGTCTGCATTGTTCGTCCAGCACGGCGGCTTGCGCCATTTGTTCGACATCTTTATGTCCGGGTGTTTGGAACAGGGAGACGGTAGCGAATGGCAGCAGGACTGTCTTGCTAGTTTGCTGAAGCAACTGTGTCTCTTGGGTGTGGTTAAGGAGGAGAAGAAACGTAGTAAGGCGGACAAGTTGATTGTACCGAAACTAAGCGAGGCGATGCTTTCGATGATGAACGTCGACGCTGTCATGGCTCGGATAACGAACATATTAAACGAGGTATCTTTGCCTAGAGATCCAAATCATTACAAGACAGGACTTTTCGGGAGGTCCCAAGTCATACAGTATACTATGGCTCTACTAGTCTGTTGGGTGCATAGCGACGAGACAGTCAGGCAGTATCTTTTCTCGTCGTCGGAGCCTTTTGGGAAGACTTGGCTGCGAAGATTGGTGTtagaagatcccgaaccagcGGTGAGGAGAGAAGTTTGCACGGCGCTGTACAGTTTATGCTTGGGCACCACAGGATCCGAAGATGACAATTCTGATGTTTCTAGTTTAATCGTACCAATGTTGAATACGTTATTGGAGCATCTTGTAATTGCAGAAGCGATGCAACCTTCTCATCGAAAACCAGACTTACCCTTGCACTTACACCCAGTGCTCGACGATGGAAAAGAGCCTTACGGACCTGCTTGTAGAGACTATTTTTGGCTTGTTTGCAGATTAGTCGATTCACTTCCGGAAGAAGCTATTAAGGAAGGTTCAGACGACTCTAATTTAACAATAGACCTCGAGACACTGGCGATTAGAGTGATCGATTCTGTTTTAAATAGAGAACACTTGGAGACACGTCACAACACTGTGGAGGACGACGGTTTAGTCGGATTATTGAATCTGACTTGCAATATTATGACACACAATCCACCCTGCAAACAGGGGAAGATTGGCCAAAATTTACTGCACGAAGTATTCGATTTTCTATTTGCGCTGCCAAATCCTCGATCGAAGCATGTCCCGAAATGTAAAAGTCAAGTGTCTAGATCGGCAGGCTTCGATCTCTTAGTTGAACTCGTGAAATCTACTCCCGATAATTACAGGATTCTCCACGAGAAATTGTTAGCGCAGCATAAACCCGGTCCACATTCTCCGTACCCATGGGATTATTGGCCACACGAGGATGGACGTTCCGATTGCGGATATGTGGGCCTGACGAATTTAGGTGCAACTTGTTACATGGCTAGCTGTATGCAACATCTGTACATGATGCCACAAGCGCGTGTATCCATACTAGGTGCTGACTGTAATAGAGCAAACAAACACCAGCTGACATTGAGGGAGCTACAGAGAATGTTCGCCTATCTCCTGGAGTCTGAAAGGAAAGCGTACAATCCTAGAAGTTTCTGTCGAGTATACACCATGAATCACGAACCCCTAAATACTGGGGAACAAAAGGACATGGCTGAGTTCTTCATAGATCTTGTATCTAAGTTAGAAGAGATGACGTCGGACTTGAAGAATTTAGTGAAAACGTTATTCTGCGGTGTAATATCTAATAATGTTGTATCATTGGATTGTGAACACGTGAGTAGGACTCTCGAGGAGTTTTACACTGTCCGGTGTCAAGTGGCTGATATGAGGAATCTCTACGAAAGTTTAGACGAAGTTACGGTTAAAGACACATTGGAGGGAGATAACATGTATACGTGCTCGCAATGTGGCAAAAAAGCAAGAGCAGAGAAAAGAGCGTGCTTTAAAAAGTTACCACATATATTGTGCTTTAACACAATGCGATATACGTTTAATATGGGTACCATGTTAAAGGAGAAAGTGAATACGCATTTCAGTTTTCCGTTGCGACTGGACATGTCCGGATACGTGGAGAAGAAACTGATGCCCCAGCATTATCAAGAAGAGAAGAAAGCATCCGAGAAAAGAAAGTCCGAAGTTGACTGCCAAGCAGGATTGGATAATGACGTTGAGGGAGAAGAAATGGAGCACTACCAATACGATTTAATAGGCGTAACAGTTCATACTGGTACAGCCGACGGTGGGCACTATTATAGTTTCATCAGAGACCGCACATCCCCCAATAAAGACAAATGGTTCTTGTTCAATGACGCCGAGGTTAAACCGTTCGATCCGAATCAAATAGCAGCAGAATGTTTCGGTGGCGAAATGACCAGCAAAACTTACGATTCCGTTACAGACAAATTCATGGATttcagtttcgagaaaaccaaTTCTGCTTACATGCTTTTCTACGAATGGTGTGCTGATCCTGGGGACCAGGCGAAGGAAGAAGAGGCCACTGTTTCCAGTCCGAATGGACGGCAACTTTCTTCATTGGTCCACAAAAATACCAACAAGCTACCGCCTTTAGAACTGAATAAAGAACTCGAGGATTGGATATGGCAGGATAATATGCACTTTTTGCAGGACAAGAATATTTTTGAACACACGTACTTCACGTTCATGTGGCAGATATGTGGTTACATACCTCAAACATTGCTCTCCGTGCAATCTGATATAACAGAAATGTCAGCGGATCTATCGACATCATTTTTTATGGAGACGTTCATCCATGCTAAAGAGAAGCCGACGATGGTGCAGTGGGTAGAATTGCTGACAAAACAGTTCAACAGTTCGGCCGGTGCGTGCGCTAGATTCCTTGAGAGGATGGCCGGTGATTCGTGGTGGCCAATTCAAATTCTAGTCAAGTGCCCTAATCAAATGGTTAGACAAATGTTCCAAAGGCTATGCATCCATGTGATACAACGATTGCGCGCTACTCAAGCACCTTTGTATCTCCTCTGCGACGAAGAAAATGATATAAACACTGTCGGCACAAGATCCTGCGTAACGAGATTCGTGAGGATGCTGTTGTCGCTCATGGAGCACGCGAAGCAGCACTTGAAACACCTTACCGAGTACTTCAGCTTTTTATACGAGTTCAGCAAAATGGGTGAGGAGGAAACGCTGTTTCTGATCAGAGTGCAAGCCATATCGACTATGGTAAATTTTTATCTTGGGCACAAGACGCACGAATTTGTCGATGCAGTTagcgaagaggaggaggaagaggagattGTCGCGATGCCGACAGAGAAGTTGAGACCCGCCTCTTTAGATAAAATGATCACTTTGATAGCAACTCTGGTGGAACGTAGTAGAGGATCCGATCATAGGTTAGCGCTGTCGCCGGCGGATCTTAGTGCTGTTGCAGGAGGCAAAGGGTTCCCCTTTTTATATCAACAGACGCGCGACGTTATTAATCTGAACCAGACGCGAAATTTAATTCAATCTTTGTGCCGTTGGAACGACAGACTAGCCGTACATATAGTGACGATGATATTTCAAGCTATAACAAAGCATACAGACATATGCCAACCATTCTTCAAACTTCTGACACTGTTAACGGAGAGCTCAGGGCCAAGCGGATTACCTTGTATGACACAGTTGATTCTGGGCAGAGTATGGGAAGCAGCTAGAGTCGCGCCACACGGAGCACTCGAGTGGCTAGCTTTAGCCGTAACGAGAAGCAAGCTGGCGCATGCCTGGGTGTTGCAAGGATTGGACACATGGTTGCAACACTTCCTGTTAGAGCACTCGAATCAGAGAGTCCGTTCAGCAGCTGCTTTTCTCCTTGTATCGTTGGTCCCGTCTACTCACTTCAGACAGAGCTATCGCAGTGCTCACAGGTTAGGCTTAGGATGCAATACGTCTAGAGAGCTACAACTGTCGCCAGAAGCTACTTTAATTCTTCATCAGATATATACAGCGCTTTTAAGATTATTGCAACCCGCGAGACATTATATCGATATACAGACTCATGGTACAATGAAGCTCACTGCCTATTTTGCGTTACTCACATACTGCGTTGTTTCCAAGACGGAGAAGTTAATG AGCCGATCACGAGGATCAAGATGTGGTATTATTTAA